One Lytechinus pictus isolate F3 Inbred chromosome 11, Lp3.0, whole genome shotgun sequence genomic window, TGTACTGTAGTCTATGCATGCGCATGTcttatataaataattttttcaaaaatacaaGTTTCTGCATGTTTTTgagttgtttttgttatttcttgtcaTACAGTTGTCGATTCTCCATCATCGTCGACATCTGATATTGAGAAGCTTCTATTCCCTGCTACGCTGTAAGAGTTCACGAAAGTCCCGCCTGGTCCACGCCCATTCCCGGTGAATGTCGACGAACTCCCCGAATCTCCACTCGCAGAAACCTCCATACCCTTGTCATTATGCAGGCCGGTGGACAAGGCAGACGTTGGGTTCAGCGGTCCGCTGGCGCTCCGTGATCTCGCACTCCCATGTCGACTCCGAACTGATCCTGTGCTAATAATAAGGTCATTTGCTTGTTTCAGACTCCACAGACAGCTCTCCAGGGCAGGTAAATTATCACAAGCATCTTCTAAGAGCTGAGTTTTAGATTTTAATCTCTCAATCTCAGCGTCTTTTTCCTTGTTTTGGGTCACTAATTTCTGTATCCGGGCTTCCGAGGCAGCCACCGTTCTGTGTAACTCGGATATTTCGAGGTCCTTTATTCTTACAGCTTCTTTGACATTAGCTTGATTAATCTCATCTCGATGCATTATAGCAGAAGCCTGCTCTTTGACAGTGTTCTCAAGTTCACTAATCCTTTGGTACAGCGCTTGAAGGTGGTCGTTAGCCTCTCGAATACTGGACTTATTTGGAGAAAACATGACTGTAATTCGAGAATCATCACTCGCTCTTATTCAAAAAGATAATGTTCACGTGTAACCGGAAGTGAATTTCGCGGACTTTTTAACCTCGCTTCCGATGTACTCACGGGCGTaaatccccggggggggggggggggggtgatggcatgtacaatcaccATCGCCCCTCCCACTTTTTTTAAGATAAAACATTACTTTTTAATCATCAAGTCGTTCACTACTGTTGACGTGTGGATTCATCTTTAAATGCTATCTTAAATTGGCATAATTTTGCATTCTAAATCAAAATGCAAGAAGTGATTACAATTAATCACTTCTTGCAAGAAGTTGGCCGTGATCGATAAATCACTACGTTTAGCTTATTGCAAAGGTTGTATCCACTGCAGTAACAAGTCCATTTATGAATATGTGATTCCAATGACTTTTCAATATGATTATaaattttttatcataaacgAATATACACATTTtcgcaggggcggatccagctccagccaattagggggggggggggctcgaattttttttcacccatattttccccgatcggccgctcaaagttgatttttgtttgtttctttgaaggggttgtctcagtggcgtaatgagcaaacATTTTTGAAGGGACGGCATATCGCGTAAAATTAATaggaagttgcgagcgagcaaagcaagcaagcaaaaatcttgacattttaattacaataatgaaagtttgtgatagattttgacataacatttgaaaaataataggcctatttcacacttatccctttccttttctccccattttcttggtcgtgaaaaatttggggggtgggggcaaaacgctgatgtcctaacagtcatttcttagctttattcttataaaacaacgtaaaattgtaataatctcataagccctatttaaatagtgcgagcgcgaagcgcgagctgataatttttggaatttgtattttgtcctgaaaattgaatattctgggcattgtttgtgaacctgaacaagatgcatatgcagtggcgtaacaggcgggggggggggggggggggcaaaaaaaaaggagaaaagaaagaaaagcaaagtaaaaagtgtattatatttttctgaagatcacgtcaaaatctatcttcatgttagattctcatgaaaaggtgttttttttttatctcgctcgcttcgctcgctcgggacttatattaagctacttcttgccacaaGCGCCATACTGGACCCCCTCGAGCATAtggagcttcgccctgatgcgcacaatcataacaaaaatcctgttcaccgtggcgtataaaaaaattggatttttgcaataaaagtgtcaaaattatttttttttttttgcccgatacaccatatcgccccctcaaaatttttgccttatgacgccattgcctgttcaatgatatgaccgggaaatttttggctcttgcccccccccccccccttggccacCGACCAGTCctgccaccgacccctgttacgcccctgtGCGTATGTagctagataattactgcgagcgcgaagcgccagcagACATTTTTAATATGTATTCTGGCTTGAtcaaaaagggacctgttaaggacgatTAGCAGTCAGCCATTacgacgatacatatttcaacttttagataatgcaagcgcgaagcgcgagctgaattttttttgacattccgacctaaaaaattacattcaaagcactttttgaaataaacggtataggtataaaacttaacaattgatggagcgcgaagcgcgagcggaaaattttttagatttcagacctaaaatgggacactctattcatgttttgtaaatcatgaaaaaggatgggtaatttggtatcttcctacattaatgatgcgagcgcaactGGAAAATTtcagcacgttttgaataaggaTCAAGCtgcatatctcaataaacatatgtgcgcgtgttttagagttagaccatgagttagacagaatctgggcactctgaatacatttaattttttatcatgaaaatcaataatgcgagcgcgaagcgcgagcggaaaatgattgatattccggtatgaaaagggtgaatttaatttagcactatctaaagcactgtgtagggaattgtgaagtgtatgtggatagcacttaataaatgatgcgagagcgaagcgcgagctaatatttttattattattttggccTAGGATCTGACATTCTAGGCCTAtataaggacattttgtcatcatataaaatgatgactatcttcctattcctcttcctaagcgcgatatgaaacctgtcgatattcctttctgaaaaaacggacaattttttttattaggaattcacgaacattttattatcataataagcctaatgagtgagtgcaatttgttgacatttgaggcctgaaaaattgacatttcaagcacttttgtaatcatgaataggatttatgagttgatatatttttaactatttatgcgagcacaaatcgcgagacgaaatttttgataaactgtcataaaagggggattttaagtagtttgttacatAATTAATGTATAAAGAATCttatgtaaaaaacaaaaacaatatgtaggcctacttggcaaatcaaataatgcgagctcaCAACGCAAAAAGCTACAAATGATATTCACActataaaacggacattttacagagcacttaaaaaaaatcattttgtaaatcaaacaaaataataaaagctcgatgtccgagctgactgttttgtatattgacttcaaatcttgatattttaagctatatacatatgtatctcatcgaataggctatgcgagcgcgaagcgcgatcgaaaatttaataaagtgacatgaaatatatattttaaaataattttaccagTATTCCCCTGACCtattttatttactcgtctCCCTTCTCTTCttatttcctcctttctttcccccttttttccccctttttttctttctttc contains:
- the LOC129271095 gene encoding uncharacterized protein LOC129271095 — translated: MFSPNKSSIREANDHLQALYQRISELENTVKEQASAIMHRDEINQANVKEAVRIKDLEISELHRTVAASEARIQKLVTQNKEKDAEIERLKSKTQLLEDACDNLPALESCLWSLKQANDLIISTGSVRSRHGSARSRSASGPLNPTSALSTGLHNDKGMEVSASGDSGSSSTFTGNGRGPGGTFVNSYSVAGNRSFSISDVDDDGESTTV